The Papilio machaon chromosome 3, ilPapMach1.1, whole genome shotgun sequence genome window below encodes:
- the LOC106707812 gene encoding solute carrier family 22 member 3, whose protein sequence is MILTKVDTDDPDYVESCKEEMKKEPVGSDALERVLYHVGEMGRYQKLMFLSMLPFALLFTFIYFGQMFITATPQQHWCHVPELAHLDMETRRNLSVPRVGDGWAQCEMYAANWSLVLDAMQPPEPSTPKLPCQHGWDFLLKDIPYQTVVSERGWVCEYSGYAPFAQTMYFVGSLTGGILFGWAADHFGRVPALVGANLIACVGGLGTIFTKGLWDFVFCRFLVGMAFDNSFTLLYILVLEYVGPKQRTWVANVPLALFFGGSSLVIPWVAYLIADWRKFLWYSTLPLSFCLLVPYLIPESARWLASRGKVNQAVKVLKKFERINRTKVPQDVMDDFIVSSSQSRESKESIIEVFKSAPLRKMMLLLMVIYMGCSVIFDGLVRMSEGLGVDFFLAFTLAASTQIPSVGLVALLLDRLGRRNFTMGPIIMTGIFTITAAFVPKGLPQMILAIASRFSINMAYTAAVQWSTELVPTGARASGLSLVHVSGYVGNMLSPLIVYSARIWGPFPLLTLGSIALTVSSFCFLLPETKGRSMPQTIADGERVMRSHTLCGKAEEETDLNEKEKTLIT, encoded by the exons atgattTTGACTAAAGTAGACACAGATGATCCAGATTATGTTGAG AGCTGTAAAGAAGAGATGAAGAAGGAACCGGTAGGCAGCGACGCGCTGGAGAGAGTTCTCTACCACGTGGGGGAGATGGGCCGCTACCAGAAGCTGATGTTCCTCTCGATGCTACCGTTCGCTCTGTTGTTCACCTTCATCTACTTTGGGCAGATGTTCATCACGGCCACGCCACAGCAGCACTGGTGTCATGTACCGGAGTTGGCGCACTTAGATATGGAGACCAG acgTAACCTGTCAGTGCCTCGTGTGGGGGATGGATGGGCGCAGTGCGAGATGTATGCGGCCAACTGGAGCCTCGTGCTGGATGCCATGCAGCCGCCAGAGCCTAGCACACCTAAGCTGCCCTGTCAGCATGGCTGGGACTTCCTGCTGAAAGACATTCCTTACCAAACCGTCGTCAGTGAG CGTGGCTGGGTGTGCGAGTACTCCGGCTACGCGCCGTTCGCACAGACTATGTACTTCGTGGGTTCGTTAACGGGAGGTATATTATTCGGATGGGCAGCTGATCACTTCGGTCGAGTACCAGCTTTGGTTG gtGCAAATCTAATAGCGTGTGTAGGTGGCTTGGGCACTATATTCACGAAGGGATTATGGGATTTCGTCTTCTGCCGTTTCCTCGTGGGAATGGCGTTTGACAATAGTTTTACGTTATTGTATATACTTG TCTTAGAGTACGTGGGTCCGAAGCAAAGGACGTGGGTAGCGAACGTACCCTTAGCGCTCTTCTTCGGCGGCAGCAGCCTGGTGATCCCGTGGGTGGCGTACTTGATCGCGGATTGGCGCAAGTTCCTCTGGTACAGCACGTTGCCGCTCTCGTTTTGTTTGCTGGTTCCTTATCTTATACCGGAAAGCGCtag ATGGCTCGCATCACGCGGCAAAGTGAACCAAGCTGTCAAAGTGCTGAAAAAGTTTGAGAGAATTAACCGCACGAAAGTCCCTCAGGACGTTATGGATGACTTTATT GTATCATCAAGTCAATCCAGAGAGAGCAAAGAGTCAATAATCGAGGTATTCAAGAGCGCCCCTTTGCGGAAGATGATGTTGCTGCTAATGGTGATTTACATGGGTTGCTCGGTGATCTTCGACGGGCTGGTGCGCATGTCTGAGGGTCTGGGGGTCGACTTCTTCTTGGCCTTCACACTCGCGGCCTCCACGCAAATACCATCTGTGGGACTCGTTGCCCTCTTACTTGACAG GTTAGGAAGAAGGAACTTTACAATGGGACCTATCATTATGACTGGAATATTCACAATCACTGCAGCTTTCGTGCCTAAAG GTCTGCCACAGATGATCCTGGCGATCGCGTCTCGGTTCTCGATCAATATGGCGTACACGGCGGCGGTGCAGTGGAGTACCGAGCTGGTGCCGACGGGCGCACGCGCCTCAGGACTGTCACTTGTGCACGTCAGCGGTTACGTCGGCAATATGCTCTCGCCTTTGATCGTGTACTCG gCACGTATCTGGGGCCCGTTCCCACTGTTAACGTTGGGCTCGATTGCGCTAACAGTAAGCAGTTTCTGCTTCCTGCTGCCCGAGACCAAAGGCCGGTCAATGCCGCAGACCATCGCGGACGGAGAAAGAGTAATGCGGTCACACACTTTGTGCGG aaaaGCTGAAGAAGAAACAGATTTGAAcgagaaagaaaaaacactCATCACATAA
- the LOC106707836 gene encoding beta-alanine transporter isoform X1 → MRIKESESIGMEEKEQMKKKEAGDSDALENVLYHVGGMGLYQRMLFLSMLPVGIFFAFIYFGQMFITATPQQHWCHVPELAHLDMETRRNLSVPRVGDGWVQCAVYAANWSLVLHTMQPPEPSTPTVPCQNGWDFQLGDIPYHTVVSERGWVCEYSGYAPLAQTIYFVGSLVGGIFFGWMADRFGRVPALVGTHLVACVGGLGTIYTTDIWDFIFCRFLVGMAFDNNFMMLYILVLEYVGPRHRTWVASMATALFFGGGCLLLPWIAYFIADWRKFLWATSLPMAVCVFVPFVIPESARWLASRGKVNQAVKILKRIEKINGTKIPQDVMDEFIVSSSQTRQSRESLFDLFRSGPLRNMIIFMVVIYMACAMMFDGLVRMSEGLGLDFFITFTLTSATEIPSVTFVAIVLDRWGRRKLTIGPIVTAGTFTLIAAFLSKGVPQVTLAIASRFMINMSYTAIVQWSAELVPTGARASGSALIHVSGYIATMMSPFIVYSERFWSSLPLLILGGTALLASSFAFLLPETMGRPMPQTIVEGEKFVMSHTVCGKAEDEDELKYEKQKALIT, encoded by the exons ATGAGAATAAAGGAGTCAGAATCCATTGGAATGGag gAAAAAGAACAAATGAAGAAGAAGGAGGCGGGAGACAGTGATGCTCTGGAAAACGTGTTGTATCACGTCGGTGGCATGGGGCTTTACCAGAGAATGCTGTTCCTCTCCATGCTGCCAGTCGGTATTTTCTTCGCCTTCATTTACTTTGGGCAGATGTTTATCACGGCTACACCGCAGCAGCACTGGTGCCATGTACCGGAGTTGGCGCACTTGGATATGGAGACCAG ACGTAATCTGTCAGTTCCGCGCGTGGGTGATGGTTGGGTTCAGTGCGCGGTGTACGCTGCCAACTGGAGCCTCGTCCTGCACACCATGCAGCCGCCGGAGCCCAGCACACCCACGGTGCCCTGCCAGAACGGCTGGGACTTCCAACTGGGAGACATTCCATATCACACAGTTGTCAGCGAG CGTGGCTGGGTGTGCGAGTACTCCGGTTACGCGCCCCTGGCACAAACAATATACTTCGTGGGCTCTCTAGTGGGAGGTATATTCTTTGGTTGGATGGCTGACCGTTTCGGGAGAGTGCCTGCTCTAGTTG GTACGCATTTGGTAGCGTGTGTGGGCGGTTTGGGAACTATATACACGACGGACATCTGGGACTTCATTTTCTGCCGGTTCCTAGTGGGCATGGCGTTCGATAACAACTTCATGATGTTGTACATACTTG TGCTAGAGTACGTGGGCCCTCGTCACAGAACATGGGTGGCGAGCATGGCAACCGCTCTATTCTTCGGCGGCGGTTGTCTCCTGTTGCCCTGGATCGCTTACTTCATAGCGGACTGGCGCAAGTTCCTATGGGCTACCTCCTTGCCTATGGCTGTTTGCGTGTTTGTACCTTTCGTCATTCCTGAGAGTGCAAG gtGGCTAGCATCGCGCGGAAAGGTCAACCAAGCAGTTAAGATCCTGAAGAGAATTGAGAAAATCAACGGAACAAAGATCCCTCAAGACGTTATGGATGAATTTATT GTATCCTCAAGTCAGACAAGACAGTCGAGGGAATCGCTTTTCGATCTATTCCGAAGCGGTCCACTGCGTAACATGATCATATTTATGGTGGTAATCTACATGGCGTGTGCGATGATGTTCGACGGCCTCGTGCGCATGTCCGAAGGTCTAGGCCTCGATTTCTTTATCACCTTCACCCTTACCTCGGCCACTGAGATACCCTCGGTGACTTTCGTCGCTATAGTTCTAGACAG aTGGGGACGAAGGAAACTAACAATTGGCCCCATTGTCACTGCTGGCACATTCACATTAATTGCTGCCTTTTTATCCAAAG GCGTGCCGCAAGTGACGCTGGCGATTGCATCGCGCTTTATGATAAACATGTCGTACACGGCGATCGTGCAGTGGAGCGCCGAGCTGGTGCCGACGGGCGCGCGCGCGTCTGGTTCTGCTCTAATACACGTCAGCGGGTACATCGCCACCATGATGTCGCCCTTCATCGTATACTCG GAACGATTTTGGAGCTCACTCCCGCTGCTGATCCTGGGCGGCACGGCGCTGTTGGCGAGCAGCTTCGCATTCCTTCTGCCTGAGACCATGGGCCGGCCGATGCCGCAGACCATCGTCGAGGGCGAGAAGTTCGTCATGTCGCACACCGTGTGCGG gAAAGCTGAGGATGaagatgaattaaaatatgaaaaacagaAGGCTCTCATCACATAG
- the LOC106707836 gene encoding beta-alanine transporter isoform X2 has translation MEKEQMKKKEAGDSDALENVLYHVGGMGLYQRMLFLSMLPVGIFFAFIYFGQMFITATPQQHWCHVPELAHLDMETRRNLSVPRVGDGWVQCAVYAANWSLVLHTMQPPEPSTPTVPCQNGWDFQLGDIPYHTVVSERGWVCEYSGYAPLAQTIYFVGSLVGGIFFGWMADRFGRVPALVGTHLVACVGGLGTIYTTDIWDFIFCRFLVGMAFDNNFMMLYILVLEYVGPRHRTWVASMATALFFGGGCLLLPWIAYFIADWRKFLWATSLPMAVCVFVPFVIPESARWLASRGKVNQAVKILKRIEKINGTKIPQDVMDEFIVSSSQTRQSRESLFDLFRSGPLRNMIIFMVVIYMACAMMFDGLVRMSEGLGLDFFITFTLTSATEIPSVTFVAIVLDRWGRRKLTIGPIVTAGTFTLIAAFLSKGVPQVTLAIASRFMINMSYTAIVQWSAELVPTGARASGSALIHVSGYIATMMSPFIVYSERFWSSLPLLILGGTALLASSFAFLLPETMGRPMPQTIVEGEKFVMSHTVCGKAEDEDELKYEKQKALIT, from the exons ATG gAAAAAGAACAAATGAAGAAGAAGGAGGCGGGAGACAGTGATGCTCTGGAAAACGTGTTGTATCACGTCGGTGGCATGGGGCTTTACCAGAGAATGCTGTTCCTCTCCATGCTGCCAGTCGGTATTTTCTTCGCCTTCATTTACTTTGGGCAGATGTTTATCACGGCTACACCGCAGCAGCACTGGTGCCATGTACCGGAGTTGGCGCACTTGGATATGGAGACCAG ACGTAATCTGTCAGTTCCGCGCGTGGGTGATGGTTGGGTTCAGTGCGCGGTGTACGCTGCCAACTGGAGCCTCGTCCTGCACACCATGCAGCCGCCGGAGCCCAGCACACCCACGGTGCCCTGCCAGAACGGCTGGGACTTCCAACTGGGAGACATTCCATATCACACAGTTGTCAGCGAG CGTGGCTGGGTGTGCGAGTACTCCGGTTACGCGCCCCTGGCACAAACAATATACTTCGTGGGCTCTCTAGTGGGAGGTATATTCTTTGGTTGGATGGCTGACCGTTTCGGGAGAGTGCCTGCTCTAGTTG GTACGCATTTGGTAGCGTGTGTGGGCGGTTTGGGAACTATATACACGACGGACATCTGGGACTTCATTTTCTGCCGGTTCCTAGTGGGCATGGCGTTCGATAACAACTTCATGATGTTGTACATACTTG TGCTAGAGTACGTGGGCCCTCGTCACAGAACATGGGTGGCGAGCATGGCAACCGCTCTATTCTTCGGCGGCGGTTGTCTCCTGTTGCCCTGGATCGCTTACTTCATAGCGGACTGGCGCAAGTTCCTATGGGCTACCTCCTTGCCTATGGCTGTTTGCGTGTTTGTACCTTTCGTCATTCCTGAGAGTGCAAG gtGGCTAGCATCGCGCGGAAAGGTCAACCAAGCAGTTAAGATCCTGAAGAGAATTGAGAAAATCAACGGAACAAAGATCCCTCAAGACGTTATGGATGAATTTATT GTATCCTCAAGTCAGACAAGACAGTCGAGGGAATCGCTTTTCGATCTATTCCGAAGCGGTCCACTGCGTAACATGATCATATTTATGGTGGTAATCTACATGGCGTGTGCGATGATGTTCGACGGCCTCGTGCGCATGTCCGAAGGTCTAGGCCTCGATTTCTTTATCACCTTCACCCTTACCTCGGCCACTGAGATACCCTCGGTGACTTTCGTCGCTATAGTTCTAGACAG aTGGGGACGAAGGAAACTAACAATTGGCCCCATTGTCACTGCTGGCACATTCACATTAATTGCTGCCTTTTTATCCAAAG GCGTGCCGCAAGTGACGCTGGCGATTGCATCGCGCTTTATGATAAACATGTCGTACACGGCGATCGTGCAGTGGAGCGCCGAGCTGGTGCCGACGGGCGCGCGCGCGTCTGGTTCTGCTCTAATACACGTCAGCGGGTACATCGCCACCATGATGTCGCCCTTCATCGTATACTCG GAACGATTTTGGAGCTCACTCCCGCTGCTGATCCTGGGCGGCACGGCGCTGTTGGCGAGCAGCTTCGCATTCCTTCTGCCTGAGACCATGGGCCGGCCGATGCCGCAGACCATCGTCGAGGGCGAGAAGTTCGTCATGTCGCACACCGTGTGCGG gAAAGCTGAGGATGaagatgaattaaaatatgaaaaacagaAGGCTCTCATCACATAG
- the LOC106707811 gene encoding solute carrier family 22 member 3, translating to MAGDNEIIVHESNENKENTSDIGGALDRVIEHVGELGLYQRLLFICMLPFGMVWAFAYMGQIFITATPQEHWCRVPELAGLSVELRRTLSIPGAVEGDYDHCRMYAANWTQVLQTLIPPEPGTPTVPCQHGWEFLFDDIPYSTVVNEREWVCDRASNVPWSQTINFVGSIFGGIICGTLADKYGRLPVLIFANIVGCLGGVATMFTNGFWDFSMCRFIVGMSCDSCFMIIYILVLEYVGTRYRTLIANMSIALFFGGGCLLLPWLALWISDWRYFVLATSLPMLLAVFTPLIVPESARWLVSKGRVDDAVKILKRFERLNQTKIPQQVMDDFIFAGITNNEKEDNIFTLLRTSSLRKMLALLVITFMAVAVIFDGIIRMSENLGLDLFITFAVTSASEIPSIGILVFLLDRFGRRKLVFAPIMVSGILSLITAFLPRGVVTVAMATLARFFINMAYGAIIQWTPELLPTATRASGASLVHISAFAGLVVSPFIVYSERAWEGLPLIIIAVLAVMSGATALFLPETAGRSMPQTMEDWHQLAATSRCHQKQRDTEASSGVPVSS from the exons ATGGCAGGcgataatgaaataattgtacATGAAAGTAATGAG AATAAGGAAAATACAAGTGACATCGGCGGCGCGCTCGACAGGGTTATCGAGCATGTTGGCGAGCTGGGCTTGTATCAGCGCCTGCTGTTCATATGCATGCTGCCGTTCGGCATGGTGTGGGCCTTCGCCTATATGGGGCAAATATTCATCACCGCCACCCCACAGGAGCACTGGTGCAGAGTGCCGGAGTTGGCAGGCCTTAGCGTGGAACTTAG ACGAACCCTCTCCATTCCCGGAGCGGTAGAAGGCGACTACGATCACTGTCGGATGTACGCCGCTAACTGGACGCAGGTGCTACAAACCCTGATACCGCCGGAACCCGGCACACCCACAGTGCCCTGTCAGCACGGCTGGGAGTTTCTCTTCGATGACATACCCTACTCAACTGTTGTTAACGAG AGGGAATGGGTGTGCGATCGGGCGAGCAATGTGCCGTGGTCTCAGACGATAAACTTCGTCGGCTCCATCTTCGGCGGTATTATCTGCGGCACGTTAGCAGACAAGTATGGACGACTAcctgttttaattt tcGCTAACATCGTTGGCTGTCTGGGCGGTGTGGCGACCATGTTTACGAACGGTTTCTGGGACTTCTCGATGTGTCGTTTTATAGTCGGCATGTCCTGTGACAGCTGCTTCATGATCATATATATCCTGG TATTGGAATACGTAGGTACTCGGTACCGAACCTTAATAGCTAACATGTCAATAGCATTGTTCTTCGGTGGCGGCTGCCTTTTGCTGCCGTGGCTGGCGCTGTGGATCTCCGACTGGCGATACTTCGTACTGGCCACCTCGCTGCCCATGCTATTAGCCGTGTTTACGCCTCTTATAGTGCCGGAGAGTGCTAG GTGGCTAGTGTCTAAGGGTAGAGTGGACGATGCGGTAAAGATTTTGAAAAGATTCGAAAGATTAAACCAGACTAAGATACCACAGCAAGTGATGGATGATTTCATT TTTGCTGGGATAACTAACAACGAAAAGGAAGACAACATTTTCACGCTACTAAGGACATCGTCTCTTCGTAAGATGCTGGCTCTTTTGGTGATCACCTTTATGGCGGTGGCGGTGATATTTGACGGAATCATTCGTATGTCGGAGAACCTCGGCCTTGACCTCTTTATCACTTTCGCCGTCACCTCCGCCTCGGAGATACCATCTATCGGTATACTGGTGTTTTTATTAGACAG ATTTGGTCGACGAAAACTAGTTTTTGCTCCAATAATGGTATCAGGCATTTTGTCTCTAATAACTGCCTTCCTTCCTCGCG GCGTGGTGACAGTTGCAATGGCGACGTTGGCGCGGTTCTTCATAAACATGGCGTACGGCGCCATCATCCAGTGGACGCCCGAGCTGCTGCCGACGGCGACACGCGCCTCCGGAGCCTCGCTCGTGCATATCAGCGCCTTTGCGGGGCTTGTTGTCTCCCCTTTCATTGTATATTCG GAACGTGCTTGGGAAGGTCTCCCGTTGATCATCATCGCAGTGCTGGCGGTGATGTCTGGCGCCACGGCATTGTTTCTGCCGGAGACAGCGGGTCGCAGCATGCCGCAGACTATGGAGGATTGGCACCAGCTTGCGGCCACCTCCCGTTGTCACCA gaaaCAAAGAGACACCGAGGCGTCTTCTGGTGTGCCGGTGAGCAGTTGA